Part of the Thermococcus barossii genome is shown below.
TCCAGGAGGGCCCTTCCAATACCCTTTCCCTGGTACCACCGCGCCACCTCGATAACGCTGAGGTGTGCTGTTTTTGTCCTCTTGCCTCCCCAGACCTCATCGCTTATGAAAACCTCCGCCTCGCCTGCCACCTTTCCGTCCAGCTCGGCGATCAGTGCCTTTCCCCCCGCGAGCTTGAGGTTGTTGAGGTGGATTGCGCAGGTTTCCTCCAGTCCCCAGGGCCCAACCTGAAGGTAGGTCTCGTAGGGGGAGTCCCTCCAGGGCGAGTTGGAGAGGTATATTCCAACTATCCTCTGGCAGTCCCATATGGTGGCTTCCCTAATCCTCAGTTTCATTGAGAGCACCGGCCATGGATTCTGCAAGGGCATCGGCCCTTTCAACCACTATCTCGCTCGGTTCCTGAAAGAGGCCCAGAACCGCCGGCTGGCAGCCGAGAAGAACGAACTCCGCGTTGAGGCGCGTTTTTAGGTAGCCCACAAGAACCCTGAGGGGTAGGCTGTGGGTCGAAACGGCATCGCCGATGGTCCCCTCGGGGTCTGCCACGATAAGCTCCCCGTGCTCCCCGCCGAAGTCAACGGCGTCAATGAATATAACCAAGTCGGGCTCGAAGTTCGTTATTTTCCCGGTGTAGCTCTCGGGGACTTCACCACAGTTGAGAACAAGGACGTTCGGGTTCTTCACCAGCTTTTTCAGTCTCTCCGCTACAAGAACGCCGAAGGCGTCATCTCCGCGAACCTCGTTGCCTATGCCACAGATGACAACGCGTCTGGCCTTCTTTAGGATATCGATGAGCTCCATGTTCGCACCACAGAAGATTGGATGAAGAGGAGAAAAACCCTTCGCTAAATTTCCCCAGCGACTTTCCTTATTCTCTCTGCAAACTCCGTCTTGAGGAGCTCGTCCGGCTTTCCAATCTTCTCCTCGAGGTCGCTGTAGAGGGGTATGCCCGTCAGGTAGGGTACGTCAAACCTCTTTGCCAGCTCCTCTATGTTCCTTTCCTCGTCCAGTTTGAGGTTCTCGACGATTCCAAGAACTCTGTGCTTTCTCTCCTTCAGCAGGGTCAGGAGCTTCTCGACGACGTTTATGGAGAGCTTTGAAGGCGTTGCAACGACCAGGAACTCTCCTCTCCTGAGGAATCTCAGGACATCGAGGAACTGGTCGCCGAGGCCGGGCGGCATGTCTATTATCAGGTAGTCCAGCTCGTCCCAGCGGGTTATGGCGAGAAGCTCTATGAGGGCGTCGCTTATCTCCATACCCCTCATGGGCGTCGGTTTGTCCTCGGAGTAGTAGACGATGCTCATGAACTTTATCCCGTGAACCGTCGGCGGAATTACGCCGTACTCCTCCTCCGGAAAGTCTTTCGGCTCGAAGCCGAGGATTACGTGGTCGCTTGCCCCGTGGAAGTCGAGGTCGAGCAGGCCGACCTTATAGCCCTTCTCTGCCAGAACGAGGGCCAGCGTAGTCGAAACCAGCGACTTTCCAACGCCGCCCTTTCCACTGACGACGGGAATGATGCGCTTCACCTTCTCAAGCCTGCCCTCTATGCCCTTGACGCGCGGGTCTATGCTTATCATACCTCTCCCTCCTTTTCAATCTTTATGCCGCTTATGTAAACCCCCCTGCCCTGCACAACCTCGAAGTCCCTGCTGCCGCACTTCAGACAGGCGAGGAAGGCATGAACGACCTCCGGGATGAAGTGGATGTCCTCCTTTATGCGCTCGTCAAAGCTTCCCTTGACCTCTTTAAGCTTCCATTCGTGACCGCAGTCACGGCACTTGAAAACCGCCTCCTCCTCCACGAACTCTATCTCCGCCCCCTCTCCTATGGTACCCTTGAAGAGCTCCCTCATCGCAAACTCAACTATCTCTGCGTTAACATCCTGGAGTTCGCCAAGAACTACCTGAACGGCCAGGAGCTTAGACGCGCCTTCTTTTTGTGCGTAGTCGAGGGCGGTTCTAACTATTCCATCGGCGAGTGCCCACTCATGCATCTCGATCCCTCCGTTTAACTTTTGGTCCCAGACGCTTAAAAATGGACGGGTTTCAAACCTTGGGTTCACTGCCAGTCATTTTCTTCAGCCTCCACGCCAGAAGGGCGAAGGTGGCCACGCCGAGGAATGCTTCACCCCGCATACCCTTGAACTCAATTATGATGTCGTAGGGCACGAACCAGAAGGCCAGAAAGCCAAGGGCGAGGGCGTAGCGGCCCCTTTCGTCCAGATGGGCCGGTATGGAGTAGAAGTGAAGGGCCACCAGGAGTCCTAAGATGGCGGGCACAATCGGCGGCGCAGAGGAGTGGGGAAAGGCCGTGAAGATGAGGAACAGCGTGAAGGACACCAGGAAGCCGTAGACGAAGGGATGCCCCCTCGGAAGACCGCGCTTGAAGATGGCTTCCCTCCTCACCCTCCTCGCAAGGAACAGCAGAAGCGCCGTAAGGGCGATGGTGAGGGAATACTGGAGTGCCGGTGGACGGTAGGGGACGAGGAAGGTGAAGAAAACCGCCCCCGAGACCAGAAACGAGACGGATGCAATGATAAGCCCCCTCCTCCCCAGGAGTCTTTCCCCCGAGAACTCGGGGTAGAGGGCGTCAACAACCATTATCGGCATGGCTATGCTCATCAGGGAGTGGAATATTGTCAGCCACACCGCCCAGACGGTGTTGACTCCCCATACCCGCCCGTAAACGCTGAAGACGTCCAGGTCCGGCCAGTCGGGGTTGAACCACGACTTTATCACGAGGCCCTCCTCTACGATGCCGTAGATAAATCCGAGGAGCATGAGCCTGATGTAGTTCCTTCCCCAGCGCACCCAGACCTCTCTGACGAGGAGAACCCCTGCACCGTAGTATGCCCACAGGAACGGGAATGAGAGGGGCTCTGTGAGAACCTCGAGCGGTGGAGTCGAGCCGCTCAGCACCTCGGCGAAGAAAGGTGAGATGAGCGAGAGGATTAAAGCGACCTTGGTCTTCCGCTCCATGCTTCAACTTGGGGGGATAGGCATTTATACCTTGCCCCCTGATGCAGTACCGGGGTTGCGTATGAGAATCTTTTCAATCGTGGTCATCCTCATGCTTCTGGTGTCCATGTCGGGATGCATGGGCTCAAACCAATCGCAGACAACAACCACGACCATGGATAGGCTGGCCTCCATACCCAATGGGGCGGTTAAGATAACGCCCGAGACGGACGCTT
Proteins encoded:
- a CDS encoding hydrogenase 3 maturation endopeptidase HyCI; this encodes MELIDILKKARRVVICGIGNEVRGDDAFGVLVAERLKKLVKNPNVLVLNCGEVPESYTGKITNFEPDLVIFIDAVDFGGEHGELIVADPEGTIGDAVSTHSLPLRVLVGYLKTRLNAEFVLLGCQPAVLGLFQEPSEIVVERADALAESMAGALNETED
- a CDS encoding Mrp/NBP35 family ATP-binding protein — encoded protein: MISIDPRVKGIEGRLEKVKRIIPVVSGKGGVGKSLVSTTLALVLAEKGYKVGLLDLDFHGASDHVILGFEPKDFPEEEYGVIPPTVHGIKFMSIVYYSEDKPTPMRGMEISDALIELLAITRWDELDYLIIDMPPGLGDQFLDVLRFLRRGEFLVVATPSKLSINVVEKLLTLLKERKHRVLGIVENLKLDEERNIEELAKRFDVPYLTGIPLYSDLEEKIGKPDELLKTEFAERIRKVAGEI
- the hypA gene encoding hydrogenase nickel incorporation protein HypA; translated protein: MHEWALADGIVRTALDYAQKEGASKLLAVQVVLGELQDVNAEIVEFAMRELFKGTIGEGAEIEFVEEEAVFKCRDCGHEWKLKEVKGSFDERIKEDIHFIPEVVHAFLACLKCGSRDFEVVQGRGVYISGIKIEKEGEV